A portion of the Kineosporia corallincola genome contains these proteins:
- the pcrA gene encoding DNA helicase PcrA has translation MSTLFDLPDEAAPELSKKEKARQIANERSAKRHPLPTLVRDGEDPAKPDLRAAAPRLDPEQLVAGLNEQQRAAVLHHDSPLLILAGAGSGKTRVLTHRIGHLLAARGARPGQILAITFTNKAAAEMRDRVAAMVGPRASSIWVSTFHSSCVRILRREATHVGLRSNFSIYDSADSQRLIGLVARELDLDPKKFPPRGLAAQISNLKNELIDEETNASRVSESNPAERTLADVYTGYQRRLRQANALDFDDLIMTTVNILQAFPEVAEQYRRRFRHIMVDEYQDTNHAQYVLIRELVGGPTATQPKRPIEVEVEQPQIPMAELTVVGDADQSIYAFRGASIRNIIEFELDYPQAHTIMLEQNYRSTQTILSAANAVIENNPDRKPKKLWTAGAAGAQITGYVADDEHDEAAFVTEEIERLRTNDSVRPGDVAVFYRTNAQSRALEEVMVRAGLPYKVVGGTRFYERREIKDALAYLRVLVNPSDTVNLRRIINVPKRGIGDRAEGALVALADRERISFGDALFRADEAPGLATRSLTAVKKFANLIDELGTLVEGGTDPGTVLEAVLEQTGYLDELRASHDPQDESRVENLAELVAVTQEYARTTPDGTLQDFLEQVSLVADADEIPAEDVADGEEPKEDEGVVTLMTLHTAKGLEFPVVFLTGMEDGAFPHMRSLQDPKELAEERRLAYVGLTRAEQRLYLTRAAIRSAWGQPSYNPASRFLNEIPADLITWRRSESTQMRSSSAPAVARLAQRPGTRSPGNRKVVQLAPGDRVTHDSFGLGRVVEVVGEGDKTVAHIDFGEGVKRLLLRYAPVEKL, from the coding sequence ATGAGCACGCTATTCGACCTCCCCGACGAAGCCGCGCCCGAACTCTCCAAGAAGGAGAAGGCGCGGCAGATCGCCAACGAGCGTTCGGCCAAGCGGCATCCGTTGCCCACCCTGGTCAGAGACGGCGAGGACCCGGCGAAGCCCGACCTGCGGGCCGCCGCGCCCCGGCTCGACCCGGAACAGCTGGTCGCGGGGCTGAACGAACAGCAGCGGGCGGCGGTGCTGCACCACGACTCGCCGCTGCTCATCCTGGCCGGGGCCGGGTCGGGCAAGACCCGCGTGCTCACCCATCGCATCGGTCACCTGCTGGCGGCGCGCGGCGCACGGCCCGGGCAGATCCTGGCGATCACCTTCACCAACAAGGCCGCGGCCGAGATGCGCGACCGGGTGGCCGCCATGGTCGGCCCGCGCGCGTCGTCCATCTGGGTGTCCACGTTCCACTCCTCGTGCGTGCGCATCCTGCGCCGCGAGGCCACTCACGTCGGCCTGCGGTCCAACTTCTCGATCTACGACTCGGCCGACTCGCAGCGGCTCATCGGCCTGGTCGCGCGCGAGCTCGACCTCGATCCGAAGAAGTTCCCGCCGCGGGGTCTGGCCGCGCAGATCTCCAACCTGAAGAACGAGCTGATCGACGAGGAGACCAACGCCTCCCGGGTCAGCGAGAGCAATCCGGCCGAGCGCACCCTGGCCGACGTCTACACCGGTTACCAGCGGCGGCTGCGGCAGGCCAACGCGCTCGACTTCGACGACCTGATCATGACCACGGTCAACATCCTCCAGGCGTTCCCCGAGGTGGCCGAGCAGTACCGGCGGCGGTTCCGGCACATCATGGTCGACGAGTACCAGGACACCAACCACGCCCAGTACGTGCTCATCCGTGAGCTGGTCGGCGGTCCCACGGCCACCCAGCCGAAGCGCCCGATCGAGGTCGAGGTCGAGCAGCCGCAGATCCCGATGGCCGAGCTCACCGTGGTGGGTGACGCCGACCAGTCGATCTACGCGTTCCGCGGCGCCTCGATCCGCAACATCATCGAGTTCGAGCTCGACTACCCGCAGGCCCACACCATCATGCTGGAGCAGAACTACCGCTCCACACAGACCATCCTGTCCGCGGCCAACGCGGTGATCGAGAACAACCCCGACCGCAAACCCAAAAAATTGTGGACGGCCGGGGCCGCCGGCGCGCAGATCACCGGTTACGTGGCGGACGACGAGCACGACGAGGCCGCGTTCGTCACCGAGGAGATCGAGCGCCTGCGCACGAACGACTCGGTGCGCCCGGGTGACGTGGCGGTGTTCTACCGCACCAACGCGCAGTCCCGTGCCCTCGAAGAGGTGATGGTGCGGGCCGGCCTGCCCTACAAGGTGGTCGGCGGCACCCGGTTCTACGAGCGCCGCGAGATCAAGGACGCACTGGCCTACCTGCGCGTGCTGGTCAACCCGTCCGACACGGTCAACCTGCGGCGCATCATCAACGTGCCCAAGCGCGGCATCGGCGACCGGGCCGAGGGCGCGCTGGTTGCGCTGGCCGACCGCGAGCGGATCTCGTTCGGCGACGCGCTGTTCCGCGCCGACGAGGCGCCGGGCCTGGCCACCCGCTCGCTCACCGCGGTGAAGAAGTTCGCGAACCTGATCGACGAGCTGGGCACGCTGGTCGAGGGTGGGACCGACCCGGGCACCGTGCTGGAGGCGGTACTGGAGCAGACCGGCTACCTCGACGAGCTGCGCGCCAGTCACGACCCGCAGGACGAGTCCCGGGTGGAGAACCTGGCCGAGCTGGTCGCCGTCACCCAGGAGTACGCCCGCACCACCCCCGACGGCACGCTGCAAGACTTCCTCGAGCAGGTGTCGCTGGTGGCCGACGCCGACGAGATCCCGGCCGAGGACGTCGCCGACGGCGAGGAGCCGAAGGAGGACGAGGGGGTGGTCACCCTGATGACCCTCCACACGGCCAAGGGCCTGGAGTTCCCGGTCGTGTTCCTCACCGGCATGGAAGACGGCGCCTTCCCGCACATGCGCTCGCTGCAAGACCCCAAGGAGCTGGCCGAGGAGCGCCGCCTGGCCTATGTCGGCCTGACCCGGGCCGAGCAGCGGCTGTACCTCACCCGCGCGGCCATCCGCAGCGCCTGGGGGCAGCCGAGCTACAACCCGGCCAGCCGCTTCCTCAACGAGATCCCGGCCGACCTGATCACCTGGCGGCGCAGCGAGTCCACGCAGATGCGCTCGTCGTCCGCACCCGCCGTGGCCCGGCTGGCGCAGCGCCCGGGCACCCGTTCGCCGGGCAACCGCAAGGTCGTCCAGCTGGCGCCGGGCGACCGGGTCACCCACGACTCGTTCGGCCTGGGCCGGGTGGTCGAGGTGGTCGGTGAGGGCGACAAGACCGTGGCCCACATCGATTTCGGCGAGGGTGTGAAGCGGCTGCTGCTGCGCTACGCCCCGGTCGAGAAGCTGTGA
- a CDS encoding transglutaminase-like domain-containing protein, with the protein MNEYLAASAVVDHDHPAVRALAARHRALYPADDEAYARSVFEWVRDEIRHSIDAQDPRITLTASQTLAEGVGLCFAKSHLLVALLRAEGVPAGFCYQRLTDDGDTFMLHGLIAVHLRGDWHRQDPRGNKPGVDARFSLTHEQLAWPIAAPGEQDYPGVRAEPAPQVVKALSEATDALELYAGDLPDELQIIRS; encoded by the coding sequence GTGAACGAGTACCTGGCCGCCTCCGCGGTGGTCGACCACGACCACCCGGCCGTGCGGGCGCTCGCGGCGCGGCACCGGGCGCTGTACCCGGCCGACGACGAGGCCTACGCCCGGTCGGTGTTCGAGTGGGTCCGCGACGAGATCCGGCACAGCATCGACGCGCAGGACCCGCGCATCACGCTGACCGCGTCGCAGACCCTGGCCGAGGGCGTCGGGCTCTGCTTCGCCAAGTCGCACCTGCTGGTGGCGCTGCTGCGGGCCGAGGGCGTCCCGGCCGGGTTCTGCTACCAGCGGCTCACCGACGACGGCGACACCTTCATGCTGCACGGCCTGATCGCGGTGCACCTGCGCGGCGACTGGCATCGGCAGGACCCGCGGGGCAACAAGCCCGGCGTCGACGCCCGGTTCAGCCTGACCCACGAGCAGCTGGCCTGGCCGATCGCCGCGCCCGGTGAGCAGGACTACCCGGGGGTGCGCGCCGAGCCGGCGCCGCAGGTGGTGAAGGCCCTCAGCGAGGCCACCGACGCCCTGGAACTGTACGCCGGCGACCTGCCCGACGAGCTCCAGATCATTCGCAGCTGA
- a CDS encoding glycoside hydrolase family 3 N-terminal domain-containing protein — MTVAEQAGQLIMTGTPLTDADAVTSVMKRNHVGSVFLHGRSGRTAASLKKEINRLPSMTAGDATIRPLVSIDQEGGQVQSLRGGTWGYLDDAQEQGTWTSTRLAAVTGQWAKSLAKAGITMDLAPVADTVPSGTEKRNPPIGVFGRQYGSDSAAVADAVATVTATLHDAGVMATVKHFPGLGRVTKNTDTSSGVVDTTTTTDDAYLRPFQAGIDAGAGAVMISSATYEKIDPDNRAVFSSTVITELLRGEMGFQGVVMTDDVGAAKAVADVSPGRRAVRFVEAGGDLVLTVESSQVRTMMTALSSRARQDPDFAAQVEASATRVLELKDEAGLLSCE, encoded by the coding sequence ATGACCGTGGCCGAGCAGGCCGGGCAGCTGATCATGACCGGCACCCCGCTGACCGACGCCGACGCGGTGACCTCGGTGATGAAGCGCAACCACGTCGGCTCGGTGTTCCTGCACGGGCGCAGTGGCCGCACGGCGGCGTCGCTGAAGAAGGAGATCAACCGGCTGCCGTCGATGACGGCCGGCGACGCGACGATCCGGCCGCTGGTCTCCATCGACCAGGAGGGCGGTCAGGTGCAGTCGCTGCGCGGAGGCACCTGGGGCTACCTCGACGACGCCCAGGAGCAGGGCACCTGGACCTCGACCCGGCTCGCCGCGGTGACCGGCCAGTGGGCGAAATCCCTTGCCAAGGCCGGGATCACGATGGACCTGGCACCGGTGGCCGACACCGTGCCGAGCGGCACGGAGAAGCGCAACCCACCGATCGGCGTGTTCGGGCGGCAGTACGGCAGCGACAGCGCCGCGGTGGCCGACGCCGTCGCCACGGTCACCGCCACACTGCACGACGCCGGGGTGATGGCGACCGTCAAGCACTTCCCCGGGCTGGGCCGGGTCACCAAGAACACCGACACCTCCAGCGGGGTCGTCGACACCACAACCACCACCGACGACGCCTACCTGCGACCGTTCCAGGCGGGCATCGACGCCGGGGCCGGCGCCGTGATGATCTCGTCGGCCACCTACGAGAAGATCGACCCGGACAACCGCGCGGTGTTCTCGTCCACGGTGATCACCGAATTGCTGCGCGGAGAAATGGGTTTCCAGGGCGTGGTGATGACCGACGACGTCGGCGCGGCCAAGGCGGTCGCCGACGTGTCTCCCGGCCGGCGCGCGGTGCGGTTCGTGGAGGCCGGGGGCGATCTGGTGCTGACCGTGGAGTCGTCGCAGGTGCGCACCATGATGACCGCGCTGTCGTCGCGGGCCCGCCAGGACCCGGACTTCGCCGCCCAGGTGGAGGCGTCCGCCACCCGCGTGCTGGAGCTGAAGGACGAGGCCGGGCTGCTCAGCTGCGAATGA
- the sucC gene encoding ADP-forming succinate--CoA ligase subunit beta — protein sequence MDLYEYQARDLFAAHGVPVLDAVVADTPEEAAQAAGKLGSSVVVVKAQVKAGGRGKAGGVKLAKSPEEAAARAKDILALTIKDLPVRRVMVTQGADIAEEYYFSVLLDRANRTYLAMASREGGMEIEELAVERPEALARIPVDAIVGIDAAKAQEIVDAAGFADEVKPQIVEVIQKLWTVFKSEDATLVEVNPLIKSGDGRIIALDGKVSLDENAGFRHPGHEELADQAAADPLEAKAKAKNLNYVKLDGNVGIIGNGAGLVMSTLDVVAYAGEKFGGSKPANFLDIGGGASAEVMANGLEIILSDPQVKSVFVNVFGGITACDAVANGIVQAFQLLESRGEAVTRPLVVRLDGNNAELGRQILTDAGLAGLEQVDTMDGAASRAAELAAKGA from the coding sequence GTGGATCTGTACGAATACCAGGCGCGCGACCTGTTCGCGGCCCACGGCGTACCGGTGCTGGACGCCGTCGTGGCCGACACGCCCGAAGAGGCCGCGCAGGCCGCCGGCAAGCTGGGTAGTTCCGTAGTCGTCGTCAAGGCCCAGGTCAAGGCCGGTGGCCGGGGCAAGGCGGGCGGCGTCAAGCTCGCGAAGTCCCCGGAAGAGGCCGCCGCCCGCGCGAAAGACATTCTCGCGCTGACGATCAAGGACCTCCCCGTGCGCCGGGTGATGGTGACCCAGGGTGCGGACATCGCCGAGGAGTACTACTTCTCGGTGCTGCTCGACCGGGCCAACCGCACCTACCTCGCCATGGCCTCCCGCGAGGGCGGCATGGAGATCGAGGAACTCGCCGTCGAGCGTCCCGAGGCCCTGGCCCGCATCCCCGTCGACGCGATCGTCGGCATCGACGCGGCCAAGGCCCAGGAGATCGTCGACGCGGCCGGTTTCGCCGACGAGGTGAAGCCGCAGATCGTCGAGGTCATCCAGAAGCTCTGGACGGTCTTCAAGAGCGAAGACGCCACCCTGGTCGAGGTCAACCCGCTGATCAAGAGCGGCGACGGCAGGATCATCGCCCTCGACGGCAAGGTGTCGCTCGACGAGAACGCCGGCTTCCGCCACCCCGGGCACGAGGAGCTGGCCGACCAGGCCGCCGCCGACCCGCTGGAGGCGAAGGCCAAGGCCAAGAACCTCAACTACGTCAAGCTCGACGGCAACGTCGGGATCATCGGCAACGGCGCGGGTCTCGTGATGAGCACCCTCGACGTGGTGGCCTACGCCGGCGAGAAGTTCGGTGGCAGCAAGCCGGCCAACTTCCTCGACATCGGTGGTGGCGCCAGCGCCGAGGTGATGGCCAACGGCCTGGAGATCATCCTCTCCGACCCGCAGGTGAAGTCGGTGTTCGTCAACGTCTTCGGCGGCATCACCGCCTGTGACGCGGTGGCCAACGGCATCGTGCAGGCCTTCCAGCTGCTGGAGAGCCGGGGCGAGGCGGTGACCCGCCCGCTCGTCGTCCGTCTGGACGGCAACAACGCCGAGCTGGGCCGGCAGATCCTCACCGATGCCGGGCTCGCGGGCCTGGAGCAGGTGGACACGATGGACGGCGCCGCCTCCCGCGCGGCCGAGCTCGCAGCCAAGGGGGCCTGA
- the sucD gene encoding succinate--CoA ligase subunit alpha: MSIFIDGNSKVIVQGLTGSEGKKHAQLMLKSGTQIVGGVNPRKAGTTVEFEGGVSVPVFGSVAEAIKETGADVSVIFVPAAHTKAAAYEAIDAGIPLAVVITEGVPVHDTADFYQHAVNSGTTRIIGPNCPGLISPGQSNVGIIPASITGPGPIGLVSKSGTLTYQMMYELRDIGFSSGVGIGGDPVIGTTHIDALAAFEADPDTKAIVMIGEIGGDAEERAAAYIKEHVTKPVVGYVAGFTAPEGKTMGHAGAIVSGSSGTAQAKKEALEAAGVKVGKTPSETAQLMREIVGKL, translated from the coding sequence ATGTCGATCTTCATCGATGGCAACAGCAAGGTCATCGTCCAGGGCCTGACCGGCTCCGAGGGCAAGAAGCACGCCCAGCTGATGCTGAAGTCGGGCACCCAGATCGTCGGTGGCGTCAACCCGCGCAAGGCCGGCACCACGGTCGAGTTCGAGGGCGGCGTCAGCGTTCCGGTGTTCGGCTCGGTCGCCGAGGCGATCAAGGAGACCGGCGCCGACGTCAGCGTCATCTTCGTGCCGGCCGCCCACACCAAGGCCGCCGCCTACGAGGCGATCGACGCGGGCATCCCGCTCGCGGTCGTCATCACCGAGGGCGTTCCGGTGCACGACACCGCTGACTTCTACCAGCACGCGGTGAACTCCGGCACCACGCGGATCATCGGGCCGAACTGCCCGGGCCTGATCAGCCCCGGCCAGTCGAACGTCGGCATCATCCCGGCCAGCATCACCGGCCCGGGCCCGATCGGCCTGGTCAGCAAGAGCGGCACGCTGACCTACCAGATGATGTACGAGCTGCGGGACATCGGCTTCTCGTCCGGCGTCGGCATCGGCGGTGACCCGGTGATCGGCACCACGCACATCGACGCGCTCGCGGCGTTCGAGGCCGACCCCGACACCAAGGCGATCGTGATGATCGGCGAGATCGGTGGCGACGCCGAGGAGCGGGCCGCGGCCTACATCAAGGAGCACGTGACCAAGCCGGTCGTCGGCTACGTCGCCGGTTTCACCGCGCCCGAGGGCAAGACCATGGGCCACGCGGGCGCCATCGTGTCCGGCTCGTCCGGCACCGCGCAGGCCAAGAAGGAGGCCCTGGAGGCCGCCGGCGTGAAGGTCGGCAAGACGCCGAGCGAGACCGCTCAGCTGATGCGCGAGATCGTCGGCAAGCTCTAG
- a CDS encoding cell division protein PerM, whose product MSTVGDRIGPRPGASTPTVVRGPGRRPHVVLHAAVVAGQAAAASLVVVLIPVVLAWATASYSKAPWTDVVHFGVGAWLLAHHAGIVIDEGHLGLVPFGLLLVPVVSCWFGGVRLARALDPNADAIREGVGRAHPVAPAPKAMGVFVFTYAGIVTAVAAIATSSDVRPLLGQAFAGSMTIVCLAGAAGTAAWVGGGVLPGLRLLLDKTRSPRVIRRCLRPVLLGLAVQLVACLVLLLVAGGLGWSRITALHGALGTGLVGGIVLTLAQLLVVPDLMVWAGSYAAGSGFSVGAGTAVAPGRLDLGALPALPVLGALPAGPGPQQLWLLAAIPALGGVVTGVRVLRMPLGRRFVHVDASGPRQMIERVPHHVRVPMVRSVVAAVLMVLAWALLGWLSSGPAGPGRLSRMGPDVPALVLRIAIEAGGAIVLTVAAGLVLRSLAGRPDRPDRPVAQRIPAARTPGAGVRGPGGSGGPGGSGGLDGSGGLDGLGGPGAGSAGAWGRTPSDGVRRPDRGDRGDRGDRGDRGDRADRADRLYRPDRRDPDERPGRPARLSEADGDPLSWLDRPRD is encoded by the coding sequence ATGAGCACTGTCGGTGACCGGATCGGCCCTCGCCCCGGCGCGTCCACCCCCACCGTGGTCCGCGGGCCGGGCCGGCGTCCGCACGTCGTGCTGCACGCGGCCGTCGTGGCCGGGCAGGCCGCCGCGGCCTCGCTCGTGGTGGTGCTGATCCCGGTGGTGCTGGCCTGGGCCACCGCGTCGTACAGCAAGGCGCCGTGGACCGACGTGGTGCACTTCGGCGTCGGCGCCTGGCTTCTCGCACACCACGCGGGCATCGTGATCGACGAGGGCCACCTCGGGTTGGTCCCGTTCGGTCTGCTGCTGGTGCCGGTGGTCAGCTGCTGGTTCGGCGGCGTGCGGCTGGCCCGGGCCCTCGACCCGAACGCCGACGCGATCCGCGAGGGCGTCGGCCGGGCCCACCCCGTCGCCCCTGCGCCCAAGGCGATGGGGGTGTTCGTGTTCACCTACGCCGGTATCGTCACCGCGGTGGCCGCGATCGCCACCTCCAGCGACGTGAGACCCCTTCTGGGGCAGGCGTTCGCGGGCTCGATGACGATCGTCTGCCTGGCCGGGGCGGCCGGTACGGCCGCCTGGGTGGGCGGTGGCGTGTTGCCCGGGCTGCGCCTGCTGCTCGACAAGACCCGCAGCCCGCGGGTGATCCGTCGCTGCCTGCGCCCGGTCCTGCTCGGCCTGGCCGTGCAGCTGGTGGCCTGCCTGGTGCTGCTCCTGGTGGCCGGTGGCCTGGGCTGGAGCCGGATCACGGCGTTGCACGGGGCGCTCGGCACCGGCCTGGTCGGCGGGATCGTGCTGACGCTGGCGCAGCTCCTCGTCGTCCCTGATTTGATGGTGTGGGCGGGCTCTTACGCGGCCGGCAGCGGCTTCTCGGTGGGTGCGGGCACCGCGGTCGCCCCCGGGCGACTCGACCTCGGTGCGCTGCCTGCCCTGCCGGTGCTGGGCGCCCTGCCCGCCGGGCCGGGCCCGCAGCAGCTCTGGCTGCTGGCCGCGATCCCGGCCCTCGGCGGTGTGGTGACCGGGGTGCGCGTGCTGCGGATGCCGTTGGGCCGCAGGTTCGTCCACGTCGACGCGTCGGGCCCCCGGCAGATGATCGAGCGGGTGCCGCACCACGTGCGGGTGCCGATGGTGCGCTCGGTGGTGGCGGCCGTGCTGATGGTGCTCGCCTGGGCGCTGCTGGGCTGGCTGTCGTCCGGCCCGGCCGGTCCCGGCCGGCTCAGCCGGATGGGCCCGGACGTGCCCGCGCTGGTGCTGCGCATCGCGATCGAGGCGGGCGGCGCGATCGTGCTGACGGTGGCGGCCGGGCTGGTGCTGCGCTCGCTCGCCGGGCGGCCGGACCGGCCGGACCGGCCGGTGGCGCAACGGATTCCGGCGGCGAGGACGCCCGGGGCGGGCGTGCGTGGGCCGGGCGGCTCGGGTGGGCCGGGCGGCTCAGGTGGGCTGGATGGCTCGGGTGGGCTGGATGGCTTGGGTGGGCCGGGGGCCGGTTCGGCCGGTGCCTGGGGCCGGACCCCGTCGGACGGGGTCCGGCGGCCGGACCGGGGTGACCGGGGTGACCGGGGTGACCGGGGTGACCGGGGTGACCGGGCTGACCGGGCTGACCGCCTCTATCGGCCGGACCGCCGGGACCCCGACGAGCGGCCCGGCCGGCCGGCCCGGCTGTCCGAGGCCGACGGCGATCCGTTGTCGTGGCTGGACCGGCCGCGCGACTGA
- the purN gene encoding phosphoribosylglycinamide formyltransferase, with translation MTEEPQVPDSAGPRNGAVTPPRVAVIVSGSGTLLQALLDNAQGYTISSVLSDRADALGLERARAAGVPTAVVQLKDFPDRAAWDRGLLRAVEAFSPDLIVLAGFMRILGEPLLAAYGGRIVNTHPALLPAFPGAHGVRDALAHGVKVTGCSVILIDAGVDSGPIIAQRATEVLDDDTEETLHERIKVIERELLVDVVERMTTGGWQVDGRRVLLRR, from the coding sequence GTGACCGAGGAACCCCAGGTGCCCGACAGTGCCGGACCCCGGAACGGCGCCGTGACGCCGCCGCGGGTCGCCGTGATCGTGTCTGGCAGCGGAACTCTGCTGCAAGCACTTCTGGACAACGCACAGGGCTACACCATCAGTTCCGTCCTCTCCGACCGTGCCGACGCGCTGGGACTCGAGCGGGCCCGCGCCGCCGGGGTGCCCACGGCGGTGGTCCAGCTGAAGGACTTCCCGGACCGCGCGGCCTGGGACCGGGGCCTGCTGCGGGCGGTCGAGGCGTTCTCGCCCGACCTGATCGTGCTGGCCGGCTTCATGCGCATCCTCGGCGAGCCGCTGCTGGCGGCCTACGGCGGGCGCATCGTCAACACCCATCCGGCTCTGCTCCCGGCCTTCCCCGGCGCCCACGGGGTACGCGACGCGCTGGCCCACGGGGTCAAGGTGACCGGCTGCTCGGTGATCCTGATCGACGCGGGCGTCGACTCCGGCCCGATCATCGCCCAGCGAGCGACCGAGGTGCTGGACGACGACACCGAGGAGACGCTGCACGAGCGGATCAAGGTGATCGAGCGGGAGCTGCTGGTCGACGTCGTGGAACGGATGACCACGGGGGGCTGGCAGGTGGACGGTCGCCGGGTGCTTCTGCGGCGCTAG
- the purH gene encoding bifunctional phosphoribosylaminoimidazolecarboxamide formyltransferase/IMP cyclohydrolase, which yields MTSETATRLPIRRALVSVYDKTGLEELARGLHEAGVALVSTGSTAGRIAAAGVPVTKVEDLTGFPECLDGRVKTLHPKVHAGLLADRRLESHVQQLGELGVEPFDLLISNLYPFTATVASGATPDECVEQIDIGGPSMVRGAAKNHPSVAVVVDPARYADVLAAVAAGGFTLAQRQQLAADAFRHTAEYDVAVASWMGSVLTPAEDGSPFPTWAGATYRREAVLRYGENPHQQAALYRSERAGLAHAEQLHGKEMSYNNYVDTDAAWRAAHDHGDAPTVAIIKHNNPCGIAVETGADGVAGAHLKAHNCDPVSAYGGVVATNSTVSVAMAERLSEIFTEVVAAPDFEPAALEVLTRKKNIRLLKVPADTAPAATETRPISGGLLIQQVDRIDADTETGGDAPSKWRLVSGEPADEATLADLEFAWTAIRAVKSNAILLADGGASVGIGMGQVNRVDSCRLAVERAGADRAKGAVAASDAFFPFADGLQVLLEAGVRAVVQPGGSIRDEEVIAAAQAAGVTMYLTGTRHFAH from the coding sequence ATGACGTCCGAAACCGCCACCCGGTTGCCGATCCGCCGGGCCCTGGTCTCCGTCTACGACAAGACCGGTCTCGAAGAGCTCGCCCGCGGCCTGCACGAGGCCGGGGTGGCCCTGGTCTCCACCGGTTCCACGGCGGGGCGCATCGCCGCCGCCGGGGTTCCGGTCACCAAGGTCGAAGACCTCACCGGCTTTCCCGAGTGCCTCGACGGCCGGGTCAAGACGCTTCACCCGAAGGTGCACGCCGGCCTGCTGGCCGACCGTCGCCTCGAATCGCACGTGCAGCAGCTGGGCGAGCTCGGGGTGGAGCCGTTCGACCTGCTGATCAGCAACCTCTACCCGTTCACCGCCACCGTCGCCTCCGGCGCCACGCCCGACGAGTGCGTCGAGCAGATCGACATCGGCGGCCCGAGCATGGTGCGTGGCGCGGCCAAGAACCACCCCTCGGTCGCCGTCGTGGTCGACCCGGCGCGCTACGCCGACGTGCTGGCCGCGGTCGCCGCCGGCGGGTTCACCCTGGCGCAGCGGCAGCAGCTGGCCGCCGACGCGTTCCGGCACACCGCCGAGTACGACGTCGCGGTCGCCTCCTGGATGGGCAGCGTGCTCACCCCGGCCGAGGACGGCTCGCCGTTCCCGACCTGGGCCGGCGCCACCTACCGTCGCGAGGCCGTGCTGCGCTACGGCGAGAACCCGCACCAGCAGGCGGCGCTCTACCGCAGCGAGCGGGCCGGGCTGGCGCACGCCGAGCAGCTGCACGGCAAGGAGATGTCGTACAACAACTACGTCGACACCGACGCCGCCTGGCGGGCCGCGCACGACCACGGTGACGCGCCGACCGTCGCGATCATCAAGCACAACAACCCGTGCGGCATCGCGGTGGAGACCGGCGCCGACGGGGTGGCGGGTGCCCACCTGAAGGCCCACAACTGCGACCCGGTCTCGGCCTACGGCGGCGTGGTGGCCACCAACTCCACCGTCAGCGTGGCGATGGCCGAGCGGCTGTCCGAGATCTTCACCGAGGTGGTGGCCGCCCCCGACTTCGAGCCGGCCGCCCTCGAGGTGCTCACCCGCAAGAAGAACATCCGGCTGCTGAAGGTGCCCGCCGACACCGCCCCGGCCGCCACCGAGACCCGGCCGATCAGCGGCGGTCTGCTGATCCAGCAGGTCGACCGCATCGACGCCGACACGGAGACCGGTGGTGACGCGCCGTCGAAGTGGCGCCTGGTCTCCGGCGAGCCGGCCGACGAGGCCACGCTGGCCGACCTGGAGTTCGCCTGGACGGCGATCCGCGCGGTCAAGTCCAACGCCATCCTGCTGGCCGACGGCGGTGCCAGCGTCGGCATCGGCATGGGTCAGGTCAACCGGGTCGACTCGTGCCGCCTGGCGGTCGAGCGGGCCGGGGCCGACCGGGCCAAGGGCGCGGTCGCCGCGTCCGACGCCTTCTTCCCGTTCGCCGACGGCCTTCAGGTGCTGCTGGAGGCCGGCGTGCGCGCCGTGGTCCAGCCCGGCGGGTCGATCCGCGACGAGGAGGTCATCGCCGCGGCGCAGGCCGCCGGCGTGACCATGTACCTCACCGGCACCCGTCACTTCGCCCACTGA
- a CDS encoding DUF3017 domain-containing protein — MEGPSLPVRRIAFLVVLALIAVSLPLAMLVNYQAGGYTLALAALVGGACRAVLPDSLCLGLLVRSRQQDVITMVLLGVGLALLTWKVPGG; from the coding sequence ATGGAAGGGCCGTCGCTACCGGTTCGCCGCATCGCGTTCCTGGTCGTGCTTGCGCTCATCGCCGTGTCACTGCCACTGGCGATGCTGGTGAACTACCAGGCCGGGGGGTACACGCTCGCCCTGGCCGCCCTGGTCGGCGGCGCCTGCCGCGCGGTCCTGCCCGACAGCCTCTGCCTGGGACTGCTCGTGCGGTCCCGGCAGCAGGACGTCATCACCATGGTGCTGCTCGGTGTCGGGCTCGCCCTGCTCACCTGGAAGGTCCCGGGTGGGTGA